A single window of Nicotiana sylvestris chromosome 3, ASM39365v2, whole genome shotgun sequence DNA harbors:
- the LOC104224207 gene encoding uncharacterized protein — MYPGQRNKRPYAEHTNSDKNVRRRDMYKQISPDKKEAMLLQRRTKKLERQKWNNSIKSTVDPDERVMYQYHPMIRKHSALIIREASSAEVGSNYDVNTSSSSFDKRKNVTHAFSVFERESTSRTSKGQHNVFATATSKVVP; from the exons ATGTATCCCGGCCAAAGAAACAAACGGCCATATGCAGAACATACAAACTCTGACAAAAATGTCAGAAGACGTGATATGTATAAGCAAATATCGCCTGATAAAAAAGAGGCAATGTTACTACAACGCCGCACCAAAAAACTTGAGCGGCAAAAATGGAATAATTCCATAAAATCAACAGTTGATCCAGATGAAAGAGTAATGTATCAATATCACCCTATGATTCGAAAACATAGTGCTCTTATCATAAGAGAGGCTTCTTCTGCCGAAG TTGGAAGCAACTATGATGTTAATACTTCCTCAAGTtcttttgataaaagaaaaaatgtcACTCATGCGTTTTCTGTATTTGAAAGAG AATCAACATCGCGTACATCTAAGGGACAACATAATGTCTTCGCTACTGCCACAAGCAAG GTTGTACCTTGA